From the Permianibacter fluminis genome, one window contains:
- the mgtE gene encoding magnesium transporter, with protein sequence MAEAIAQESMQSTLARLNAALQRGMYVHVRRLLNEIPAADVAHLMASTPPRTRDLIWKLVDSAREGDVLQHLDEDIRAIFLGRMAPQELAEATRSLDTDDLADILGDLPDDVYREVLRSMDEQNRARVLKALSYPEDTAGGLMNTDTVTVRPDVSVEVVLRYLRLRADLPDATDALFVVDTDDQFIGTVSLSDLVTSQPEELIEDLIDEEALRIPVDMHDTDVAQLFERRDLLSAAVIDDDGKLLGRITIDDVVDVIREEADSSLKNMAGLGEHEDTFGPVVKSARRRVVWLGINLLTALLAATVNNAFEGTLEHLATVAVLLTVVPSMGGAAGNQAVTLTIRGIALGHIERSNYRWLIGKELAIGALIGLTLSVALGLIVSLWKTTTMGLVIGSALFITLLIASLAGVGIPLLLRKLGFDPALSGNLLLTSVTDVMGLLTFLGLTTLILL encoded by the coding sequence GTGGCCGAAGCGATCGCACAAGAAAGCATGCAGAGCACGCTGGCCCGTTTGAACGCGGCGCTGCAGCGTGGCATGTACGTGCACGTCCGCCGCCTGCTCAACGAAATTCCGGCGGCCGATGTCGCCCACCTGATGGCGTCAACGCCGCCACGCACCCGTGATCTGATCTGGAAGCTGGTCGACAGCGCGCGCGAAGGCGACGTGCTGCAGCACCTCGACGAAGATATCCGGGCGATCTTCCTCGGCCGGATGGCGCCGCAGGAACTGGCCGAAGCCACCCGCTCGCTCGATACCGATGACCTCGCCGACATCCTTGGCGATCTGCCGGACGACGTGTACCGCGAAGTGCTGCGGTCAATGGACGAGCAGAACCGTGCCCGGGTGTTGAAAGCGCTGTCGTATCCGGAAGATACCGCCGGCGGCCTGATGAACACCGACACGGTGACGGTGCGGCCGGATGTCAGCGTCGAAGTGGTGCTGCGCTACCTGCGCCTGCGCGCCGATCTGCCGGATGCCACCGATGCCCTGTTCGTGGTCGATACCGATGATCAATTCATCGGCACGGTGTCGCTGTCGGATCTGGTCACCAGCCAGCCGGAAGAATTGATCGAAGATCTGATCGACGAAGAAGCGCTGCGCATTCCGGTCGACATGCACGACACCGATGTCGCGCAACTGTTCGAACGGCGCGACCTGCTGTCAGCCGCGGTGATCGATGACGACGGCAAGCTGCTCGGCCGTATCACCATCGACGACGTCGTTGACGTTATCCGGGAAGAAGCCGACAGCTCGCTGAAAAACATGGCCGGTCTCGGCGAGCACGAGGACACTTTTGGTCCGGTGGTCAAATCGGCCCGCCGGCGGGTGGTCTGGCTCGGCATCAATTTGCTGACCGCACTGCTCGCGGCCACCGTCAACAATGCTTTCGAAGGCACACTCGAACATCTGGCGACAGTCGCGGTACTGTTGACCGTGGTACCGAGCATGGGTGGCGCCGCCGGCAATCAGGCGGTAACGCTGACGATTCGCGGTATCGCACTCGGCCATATCGAGCGTTCGAACTATCGCTGGCTGATCGGCAAGGAACTCGCCATCGGCGCGCTGATCGGACTGACCTTGTCGGTCGCGCTCGGCTTGATTGTGTCACTGTGGAAAACCACCACGATGGGTCTGGTGATTGGCAGCGCGCTGTTCATCACCTTGTTGATCGCGAGCCTCGCTGGCGTCGGTATTCCGCTGTTACTGCGCAAACTCGGATTTGATCCGGCGCTGTCCGGCAACCTGCTGCTGACCAGCGTCACCGATGTCATGGGCCTGCTGACGTTTCTCGGCTTGACCACGCTGATTTTGCTTTGA
- a CDS encoding PTS sugar transporter subunit IIA, with translation MSIGILIMSHDGCAAQLLRQLDSGPDELAVNAMALMINVEMTAEVLVPHLEQRLEQLDTGAGVLLLCDHASPALTGAITTLATRFLLKVLTGLNHPMLQQVLNHPDADLDTLAGFALQGGRQGIQMLTTPLPD, from the coding sequence ATGAGCATCGGCATTCTGATCATGAGTCACGACGGCTGCGCGGCCCAATTGCTGCGGCAGTTGGACAGCGGCCCGGATGAACTGGCAGTCAATGCCATGGCACTGATGATCAATGTGGAAATGACGGCAGAGGTCTTGGTACCGCATCTGGAGCAGCGGCTGGAACAACTCGACACCGGCGCCGGCGTGTTGCTGCTGTGCGATCACGCCAGCCCGGCACTGACCGGTGCCATCACGACGCTGGCGACGCGCTTCCTGCTGAAAGTGCTGACCGGGCTCAATCATCCGATGCTGCAGCAAGTGCTCAATCATCCGGATGCCGATCTCGATACCTTGGCCGGCTTTGCCCTGCAGGGCGGTCGCCAGGGCATTCAAATGCTGACGACACCGCTGCCGGATTGA